CAATAGCTCAACCACGTAATAAGCCCCAGCGCTACAAAAATAACCGCTAACAGCTTCAGCGGTTTAAACGCTTTTCGCTCCACTACATTGACGTTACTCTCAAGAAATTCATCTACTTTTTGCTGATCTTCAGGGTATAACTCTGGCATTGGCCCACCATTGGTCTGTTCGACATCCTATGATTTTACCACTGACTCCCTTAAAAAAGCTCTGCTGGTAATGCCATGGTTGCATCAGGCCCCGCTGCGATACGTCCGGCTAGCATCTCTACCTCCGGCAACAGGCGCTCGAAATAAAA
The Teredinibacter franksiae DNA segment above includes these coding regions:
- a CDS encoding DUF3094 family protein, whose translation is MPELYPEDQQKVDEFLESNVNVVERKAFKPLKLLAVIFVALGLITWLSYWVAINHGVI